In a genomic window of Phaenicophaeus curvirostris isolate KB17595 chromosome Z, BPBGC_Pcur_1.0, whole genome shotgun sequence:
- the TMEM271 gene encoding transmembrane protein 271 encodes MKWSVRGACAALSSCLLLACALSAAAVGLKCFSLGSELKGEPFRLGTAAGAFYSGLLLAAGLSLLAAALLCCRPPDDAPAAAAAAPVPAGPGDAEPAGGGGAGEAAAAAAAASAPSGAAEKAPPGGRQNFLLLGVLVFMLGVLSAFAGAVIDGDTVSLVERKYSHYCLLQPGPAGRPRAGPDGSAAALRCQKLRDYQRGLVLSTVFNALECLLGLLNLLLVKNYKASQQRGRRRRRRRAAPAAGGRRRRRRGGPGGRRAPRRSQGSLFSGGEPEVDPGDCPFQAVSYINVGVFHVFDEAGVEVHCGGHPSVELPGYSPMDPELNASYPYCYPLPSEQPPAYEEIYPGEPYVRGT; translated from the coding sequence ATGAAGTGGAGCGTGCGGGGAGCCTGCGCCGCGCtctccagctgcctcctgctcGCCTGCGCGCTCAGCGCCGCCGCCGTGGGCCTCAAGTGCTTCTCGCTGGGCTCGGAGCTGAAGGGCGAGCCGTTCCGCCTGGGCACCGCCGCCGGCGCCTTCTActcggggctgctgctggccgcCGGCCTCTCGCTGCTCGCCGCCGCGCTGCTCTGCTGCCGCCCGCCCGACGACGCTCCGGCGGCGGCCGCCGCGGCCCCGGTGCCGGCCGGGCCGGGGGACGCGGAGCCCGCAGGCGGCGGGGGCgccggggaggcggcggcggcggcggctgcagCGTCCGCGCCGTCGGGGGCGGCGGAGAAGGCGCCGCCCGGGGGTCGGCAGAACTTCCTCttgctgggggtgctggtgttCATGCTGGGCGTGCTGAGCGCTTTCGCCGGCGCCGTCATCGACGGCGACACCGTCTCGCTGGTGGAGAGGAAGTACTCGCACTACTGCCTGCTGCAgcccggccccgcggggcgCCCCCGCGCCGGCCCCGACGGCTCCGCCGCGGCGCTGCGCTGCCAGAAGCTGCGGGACTACCAGCGCGGCTTGGTGCTCTCCACCGTCTTCAACGCGCTCGAGTGCCTCCTCGGCCTGCTCAACCTGCTCCTCGTCAAAAACTACAAAGCCTCGCAGCagcgcgggcggcggcggcggcggcggagggcggccccggcggcgggcgggaggcggcggaggcggcggggcggccccggcgggcggcgggcgccGCGGCGCAGCCAGGGCTCCCTCTTCTCGGGCGGGGAGCCCGAGGTCGACCCCGGGGATTGCCCCTTCCAAGCCGTCTCCTACATCAACGTGGGCGTCTTCCACGTCTTTGACGAGGCCGGCGTGGAGGTGCACTGCGGCGGGCATCCGTCCGTCGAGCTGCCCGGCTACTCGCCCATGGACCCCGAGCTCAACGCCTCCTACCCCTACTGCTACCCGCTGCCCAGCGAGCAGCCCCCCGCCTACGAGGAGATCTACCCCGGGGAGCCCTACGTGCGCGGCACCTAG